In a genomic window of Cyprinus carpio isolate SPL01 chromosome A10, ASM1834038v1, whole genome shotgun sequence:
- the LOC109097590 gene encoding peptidylprolyl isomerase domain and WD repeat-containing protein 1 — protein sequence MASDVSRDGSENKRKLDEDEEEGGWVGPLPSEATQSKKKKVLEFERLYLDNLPSASMYERSYMHRDVITHIVCSKTDFIITASQDGHVKFWKKKEDEGVEFVKHFRCHLGVIECISVSAEGALFCSVGDDQAMKVFDVVNFDMINMLKLGFHPGQCEWIYNPGDAISTVACSEKSTGKIFVYDGRGSNQPLHTFEKMHTAPLSQIRLNPRYRVIVSADKTGMLEYWTGLPSEFKFPRQVEWQFKTDTDLYEFAKCRTYPTSLAFSQDGKKMATIATDRKVRIFRFLTGKLMRVFDESLTMFTELQQMRQQLPDMEFGRRMAVERELEKVDGIRLTNIIFDETGHFVLYGTMLGIKVINVETNRCVRILGKQENIRVVQLSLFQGVAKAMQAAPTIEMKASENPALQSSDPDPTVFCTAFKKNRFYMFTKREPEDTKSADSDRDIFNEKPSKEEVMAATQAEGPKRVSDSAIIHTTMGDIHIKLFPVECPKTVENFCVHSRNGYYNSHIFHRVIKGFMIQTGDPTGTGMGGESIWGGEFEDEFHATLRHDRPYTLSMANAGPGTNGSQFFITVVPTPWLDNKHTVFGRTTKGMEVVQRISNLKVNPKTDKPYEDISIINITIK from the exons ATGGCGTCCGACGTGAGCCGCGATGGTTCTGAAAACAAACGCAAACTAGACGAAGATGAAGAAGAAGGTGGATGGGTCGGGCCTCTGCCTAGTGAGGCCAcacaatcaaaaaagaaaaaag TTCTTGAGTTTGAGAGACTGTACCTGGACAATTTACCCTCGGCCTCCATGTATGAGAGAAGCTACATGCACAGGGACGTCATAACACACATAGTTTGCAGCAA AACTGATTTCATCATAACGGCGAGTCAGGATGGACACGTGAAATTCTGGAAGAAGAAAGAGGACGAAGGAGTGGAGTTTGTCAAGCACTTCCGCTGCCATCTGG GAGTGATCGAGTGTATCTCCGTCAGCGCGGAGGGAGCGCTTTTCTGCTCTGTGGGTGATGATCAGGCCATGAAGGTTTTCGATGTTGTCAACTTCGACATGATCAACATGCTCAAACTCGG TTTCCATCCAGGCCAGTGTGAGTGGATCTATAATCCGGGAGACGCCATCTCCACCGTAGCCTGTTCGGAGAAATCGACTGGGAAGATTTTTGTATACGACGGTCGGGGAAGTAATCAGCCCCTGCACACGTTTGAAAAGATGCACACCGCACCACTGTCTCAGATCCGCCTGAATCCGAGGTATCGTGTCATAGTGTCGGCTGATAAGACGGGGATGTTGGAGTACTGGACGGGGCTCCCGAGCGAATTCAAATTTCCACGGCAGGTGGAGTGGCAGTTCAAGACCGACACGGACTTGTATGAGTTTGCCAAATGCAGAACGTATCCCACCAGCCTGGCGTTCTCCCAAGACGGCAAGAAAATGGCCACCATCGCCACCGACCGCAAAGTCAGGATTTTCCGCTTCCTCACTGGGAAGCTGATGAGGGTGTTTGATGAATCATTAACT ATGTTCACGGAGCTCCAGCAGATGAGGCAGCAGCTGCCTGATATGGAGTTCGGCCGCAGGATGGCTGTGGAGCGAGAGCTGGAGAAGGTGGACGGCATCCGCCTGACCAACATCATCTTCGATGAGACCGGACACTTTGTGCTTTACGGCACCATGCTGGGCATCAAAGTCATAAACGTGGAGACTAACAGG TGTGTGCGGATCCTGGGCAAACAAGAGAACATCCGTGTGGTGCAGCTGAGTCTGTTTCAGGGAGTAGCGAAGGCCATGCAGGCCGCTCCAACCATTGAGATGAAGGCCTCTGAGAACCCAGCGCTGCAGAGCTCTGATCCAGACCCCACCGTCTTCTGCACCGCCTTCAAGAAGAACCGCTTCTACATG tTCACAAAGAGAGAGCCGGAGGACACCAAGAGTGCTGATTCAGACCGTGACATCTTTAATGAGAAGCCGTCTAAAGAGGAAGTGATGGCCGCGACGCAGGCAGAAGGGCCGAAAAGAGTGTCAGACAGCGCCATCATTCACACCACAATGGGCGACATCCATATCAAACTCTTTCCTGtgga ATGCCCTAAAACTGTGGAGAACTTCTGCGTCCACAGCAGGAACGGTTATTACAACAGCCACATATTTCATCGTGTCATCAAG GGCTTCATGATCCAGACTGGTGACCCCACGGGCACAGGGATGGGTGGAGAGAGCATCTGGGGAGGAGAGTTTGAGGACGAGTTTCATGCTACACTGAGGCACGACAGACCCTACACCCTCAGCATGGCCAACGCAGGCCCGGGAACCAACGGATCGCAGTTTTTCATCACGGTCGTCCCAACT